TCCCAGAGCATCCGCATAAGAAAAGCCGCCCGGAATTACAAGAATTGCATAGTCTTTCCAATTTTTTTCTTTTGATTTAAGCTTGTTTATATGTACAATTTCAGGTTCTGCTCCGGCAAGCTCTAAGGCTCTTGCTGCATCTCCATCCCTATTGGTTCCTGTTGCGTGTAATACTAGGGCTCTAGGTTTTATCATTAATCTTCCTCACTGTGTTCGCATAAGAATAAATTCTTAATTTTATAAAAATTTGAAGAATCCAAAGGAGACTTTATCATGTCTTCTGCCGTTAATTCAATATTGAATGAGAAATTAGTCGGATCGAAGCCTTCTTTTTCAGCTTTTAGGACAAAAATAAACTTTTCCGTATCTCCTGAGTTTTTTGCAGGAATTGCTTTTGGGCAAAACGTATAAGCTCCCGGTGTTTTTTCCGATATTGTATAAGGATTGTCCCAAAGTATACTGCTCTGTGGCATCAGTTCTCCGTTCATTTTAAGGCTTATTGTAACATCTTCCATAGGTTTAAAATTGCTTCCGTTTAAGATATTGCCTGTTATGGCCGGAAAGTTAAAAACGGGAGTGTTTTCTGTTTCAAATATGGGTTCATGGTCATGAGGCCTTTTTGTAGAAAGAACTTTGTGCATACCTTCAATTACCAAACTTGTAATATCAGCCATAATCTGTACTTTTTCCGTTTTTTCGAATTTTAAAAAGTGAGCGAGGCCTCTACCAGATTTTATATAGCGGGGTTTAACCCGATTGAGTACATAGCACATGGTGTCAACTCTGCATTGCATACAACTGCATGTAAGCCAGCTTTCTTGTTTTTCTTCGGCTTCATCAAATAGTTTGTTGACTTCATCATATACCAAGTCTTCCATAACATTATGAATGATCATAAATACTCTCCTTAGGTTAATCAGCATATCGGTGCCAACATATTTTACCCTATATTTAAAAAATCGGCAAGGTTGTTTGATGAAGATTTATGACTTTTTTATAAATTTTATCGGAAACAGCTATCCTTATTTTTCTTAAAGAAGGTACAAGAGTTTTTATAAATTCCTTTGAAAAGACGGTGGAGCTTTCGCTGAATACCTTCTTTTCATCTTCGATAAAAAGATCGGATTCAAAAGAAATACGTTCAGGTATATCTATAATAATATCTTCACTGCCTATTTTGCTTCCTGTTTTATTTGAAAAATATTCAGCTAAGGTTTCTTCTGCTGCTCGGCGTTTATGCAGGTCTTCTAAGTTTCCATGTTTGGGATTATCGCTTTGAAAGGCTTCCTCGGCTATTATGTGATATATTTTCCCCAACTTTAAGTCTTCTGCTAATTTTTTTTCGGGGTAATTGCTTTTTTCTAACAGTCTGAAAATGCCCTCATCATCTTGATGGTATAGGTCTTGAGGCGAGAATTCGGCTCTTTCCAGTCCTGTAAATATGGCTTTTTTCATCATAGCAGTTGCAATCCGCACATCTTTGTGCCAGTAAACCGATTTATACATAAGATATTTTGAAAACAGGATGCTTTCTACGCTTAAGATTGCCTTTGATTCTATTTTTATTCCGTTTTTTTTATCGGGGAGAAGCTGTGAAAGAATGAAATCCGTATCCTGAATGCCGTAAGGAACTCCGCAATAAAAGGCATCCCTATTAAGGTAATCCAATTTATCGGGATCTAAGACGCCTGAAAGAAGTTTTTGAAAAAAAACGGTTTCAGAGTCCTCCATACCTTTGCCTGTTATTATAGCGGCCGTCTGCTCAGGGTCTGCTCCTGTTTCGGCTGCTGCTGAACGCAGAGGTTCCTTTAAGATAAGCTCTCCCGTAAGTTCTTCATGCTCTTTTAGCTTTAATTCTTTAAGGGAGTGAGTAAAAGGAAAGTGCCCAAGGTCATGGAGCAGGGCTGCCGTTAAAAAGGACATAGCTCCTTCTTTTGAAACCCAAGAATCCGCTCCCTTTTTTAACAAAATATTGAGCATTTTTAGGGCTATGTTGTAAACTCCGATGCTGTGTCCGGCTCTTGTATGGCTGGCACCGGGATAAACAAGTTCGGCCGGGCCCAGCTGCTTTATATTATATAGACGCATAAACGGATCCGTCTTTGTTACGGCATATAATTCATCATTCATCCATATGTGTTTCCATATCGGATCTCGAATAGCTTTTGAAAAATTGTTTAATTCTGTCATAAGGTAATTGATATTTTAACATAAATTTGGTATAATGTCGATAACAGGGATTTTATATTTGAATACCCCTGTAGAAACGGATTGAATTTGCCGATACTCACTACGTGTACTTATTTTGTAAAAAATGTCGTTTTAGGTTTGACAAATAATGTTTTTTACAATATAATACAACACAGAGTTTGAAACGAAACAAAAGGAGTTATACATGAAACATGGCGGTTTAGTTTTTGCGGGCATTGCTTTAATGTTGTTGTTCGCATTTGCACCTTTAACGGCGCAGAGTAGTTCGATTAATTATCAAACTTATATGATCGATACATTTGATGATCCTGAGGGTCAAGATTGGGCATATCATGCAGTCGGCAGTAAATTTATTACTGATGGATATCCTGTTTTAAAGTATATTGACGGAATGCCTAATTCGCTTAAAGTAATGCAGGAAAATCCCGAAAAGGCTAAATTTCTTGGAATGCAAGTGAAATTTAACCGCAAAGGTGATAATTGGGTCGATATTATTCCGACAAAAAAAGGAGATAAAGGTTTAGAAGCCTATGAAATCCCCTTTAAAGGACGCATTCATCGATTGGATATGTGGGTTTGGGGGGCAGGATTTTATTACTATATAGAGATCCTCGTCCGTGACTGTGAAGGAAGGATACATGCATTACCTTTAGGCTATGTTAACTTTAAAGGTTGGCAGAATATGCATGTTACGGTGCCGACTAATATTCCTCAAGCCTCCAGGTATCTTGGAAATAAAAATAAATTGACTTTTGTCGCTTTTAGAATCAGAACATCGCCCGGTGAGAGAGTAGATGACTTTAAGATTTATTTTGATCAATTTAAAGCTTTAACTGATGCATATATTGACTCGTTTGACGGCTATGAATTGGGCGGAATCGATTTTGAAAAGCAGACTGAATAGAACGGAGGTTAAAGTATGAAAAAGCGTGTAGCTATAATTTTGTTTTTAGTAGGTTTAGTTTCGTTTTCCTTTGCTCAGCAGAATACAAATGAAAATGATTTTTCTACAATAGATGCTGCCGATCCGAATAAAGTCGGAGTTGATACGGCAGAGCAGAGGATTAAGGAAGTTTCAATTGACAAATTTGAAACCGAAGGTACTTGGTATGCAACAATGTCTGCCGATGAAGGTGTAGTACGTGCCAGACTTTTTGACGGTAATCCTCTGAACAAAAAACCGATTCCTGCTGAAGAAGGCCTTGAACTTAAAGATGATAAGGTTCTCGGCGTAAAAGTTTCTTTCTATCGACGCGGTTATAACTCGTTTGAAGTTCATGCAACAAAGGCTCTTCCTGTAGAAGGTATTGCAAAAACTGCGAGTGTTTGGGTTGTAGGCAGAAGTTATCCCCATGTAATGAAACTTCTTGTAGAAGACTTTTGGGGAAAAAGATTTGAACTTTATGTAGGAAAATTAAATCATTCCGGTTGGAAGCTGATGACTGTTGCCATTCCTCCGCAGAACTCTGCCGGAAAAACAGGTATTATCCAAAAGGATTACCACTATGGTACAAGCATGGGGCTTAAGATTGTAGGTTTCCGTGTTGAATGTGATCCGGAAGAGGCCTATGGTCATTATTACATCTACTTTGATGACCTTCGCGTTGTAAGCGACTTATATGAAGTTGATATGCGCGATAAGGACGATATGTTTGATAACTGGTAAAATTTTACCTGATAAAATTTAATTTTATTCTAAATAAAGGGTTAAAAATTTCTCAAAGAAGTTTTTTAGCCCTTTTTTTATTCTTTCTAAATCTTTTTATAAAGTTTAAACCTTCCTCTTTTGCCTTCAAAGCTCACCAGTCCCGCTTTGCTTAAAAACCAGCTGGTATAAGAGATATGGCTTTTTGCTCCGATATTTTTTATGTCTTGATTTGTAAATTCTGCGGGAAGAAGGTCTAAGACCTTTTTGCATATTACCCTCATGTTTTTATAGTCTTCAGTACTGTGGATTTCTATAAGCTTTTTATTTATTATTCCGGGGCGGAAAGATCTTCTTTTTTTAGGTCCTGTATCGGCTTTTATAACCTCGCAACTTATATATACAAGTTTAAAACTTAAGTTTTTATTATCTATCAGATGATAAAGGCCCGAAAGCTCTCTAAAAATTTGAAAAAAGGAGCCGTGTTTAGGGCTTTTTCTCCTATGTTTTGTTGAACCGTCTTGATTTATGACATGTATATAGGCATCGACAGCTATAGGGTAGATTATTAAAACCTTGTGAGAAGGTAAAAATTTTTCTAACTTTACTCTTAGAGCGCTTAGATTTGAGGTTTGTATCTCGATTACTTTTCCTGTATTGCAAAGAATATCGCAGATACTTCCTAAAAGAGGTTGTTCCGTTTTTCCATTTTTCGGGCAAAAGTGTTCTTTTAGACTTTTGTGCAAATCGCTTTCGTTATAGGTATTTATCATTATGATGTAAGTGGTTTTCGGTTTTTAAACATAGTCTAAAAGCTCTTGGGCATCAAGCTGCTCTACAACATAAATAATTTGGACTATCCCACGGTTTTCGATAGTGCGTTTACTTTGTACCTGATAAACTATCATCTTATTTGTAGGTAGTCTTTGAGGCAGTTCGTTTCCATTTATGTCTAAAAAGGTTCCTATAGATACGGGCCCCCCGATTTCTTGCTTTTCTCCGTCAGGGTAAACGATATAATATTCATACAGTGTCATAGAAGGATTTTACACTCTTTTTAAGTCCGTGTCAATTTAGCGAAAAGTTTTAATTAAATTTATCCGAGAAAAAACAAATATTAAAAAAATCGAGCTTTTCTTCCGTTATCTTATTTACATTTTTTTTTGAAAGGGATAATATTTATAATTATGAATAAATTGGCTGAATTCCTTCCCGCTTTTATGCACTTTTCACGGCTTGAAAATACAAATCTTATTTTACTTTTAGGCATAATATTGCTTTTAGGTGCCCTTGGAGGAACTGTTTTTAAAAAACTAAAGATTCCTCAGGTTGTAGGTTATATTGTAATCGGCATAATAATAGGGCAGTCCGGTTTTCAGATTTTGTCGGCACAAATAATTACTGCCTTGGATCCATTATCGAGTATAGCTTTAGCTCTTATCGGGTTTTTAATCGGAGGGGAGTTAAAAACAAAGGTAATCAAAAAGTACGGAACCCAGTTTGTCGGTATCTTGTTTTTTGAGTCCATAGTTCCTTTTATAACTGTCTCTATCGTAGTTTCCCTTGTTGCATACTTTGTTACAAGGGATTTTGCAGCATCAATTTCTTTAGGCTTGATTTTAGGTTCAATATCTTCTGCAACGGCTCCTGCGGCAACTACGGATGTTCTACGCGAAAACAGAACCAGAGGCCCATTAACA
The DNA window shown above is from Treponema denticola and carries:
- a CDS encoding late competence development ComFB family protein: MIIHNVMEDLVYDEVNKLFDEAEEKQESWLTCSCMQCRVDTMCYVLNRVKPRYIKSGRGLAHFLKFEKTEKVQIMADITSLVIEGMHKVLSTKRPHDHEPIFETENTPVFNFPAITGNILNGSNFKPMEDVTISLKMNGELMPQSSILWDNPYTISEKTPGAYTFCPKAIPAKNSGDTEKFIFVLKAEKEGFDPTNFSFNIELTAEDMIKSPLDSSNFYKIKNLFLCEHSEED
- a CDS encoding flagellar filament outer layer protein FlaA, with product MKKRVAIILFLVGLVSFSFAQQNTNENDFSTIDAADPNKVGVDTAEQRIKEVSIDKFETEGTWYATMSADEGVVRARLFDGNPLNKKPIPAEEGLELKDDKVLGVKVSFYRRGYNSFEVHATKALPVEGIAKTASVWVVGRSYPHVMKLLVEDFWGKRFELYVGKLNHSGWKLMTVAIPPQNSAGKTGIIQKDYHYGTSMGLKIVGFRVECDPEEAYGHYYIYFDDLRVVSDLYEVDMRDKDDMFDNW
- a CDS encoding flagellar filament outer layer protein FlaA, producing MKHGGLVFAGIALMLLFAFAPLTAQSSSINYQTYMIDTFDDPEGQDWAYHAVGSKFITDGYPVLKYIDGMPNSLKVMQENPEKAKFLGMQVKFNRKGDNWVDIIPTKKGDKGLEAYEIPFKGRIHRLDMWVWGAGFYYYIEILVRDCEGRIHALPLGYVNFKGWQNMHVTVPTNIPQASRYLGNKNKLTFVAFRIRTSPGERVDDFKIYFDQFKALTDAYIDSFDGYELGGIDFEKQTE
- a CDS encoding HD domain-containing protein; this encodes MTELNNFSKAIRDPIWKHIWMNDELYAVTKTDPFMRLYNIKQLGPAELVYPGASHTRAGHSIGVYNIALKMLNILLKKGADSWVSKEGAMSFLTAALLHDLGHFPFTHSLKELKLKEHEELTGELILKEPLRSAAAETGADPEQTAAIITGKGMEDSETVFFQKLLSGVLDPDKLDYLNRDAFYCGVPYGIQDTDFILSQLLPDKKNGIKIESKAILSVESILFSKYLMYKSVYWHKDVRIATAMMKKAIFTGLERAEFSPQDLYHQDDEGIFRLLEKSNYPEKKLAEDLKLGKIYHIIAEEAFQSDNPKHGNLEDLHKRRAAEETLAEYFSNKTGSKIGSEDIIIDIPERISFESDLFIEDEKKVFSESSTVFSKEFIKTLVPSLRKIRIAVSDKIYKKVINLHQTTLPIF